A single window of Senegalia massiliensis DNA harbors:
- a CDS encoding cell division protein FtsQ/DivIB: protein MEKKYKVDKKIKKKRVLVMTMIILLLISLLFFILFTQTTLFHIKNIDIKGKSELEDEKIILASGIVKGENIFKINKKTIVENLTNHPYIKAAKVDMKLPDTVVVNIQERREVIVYNNNGNYIYIDKEGFVLNTLSKLKNKNIPLLETTQSIEYELNKKINFKNNNYISEVLKLLNNYNKEEYSYEISKIIEQEKNTTLVLNSGINVALDGLNDIKYKLEFIEKIVKDLDEKDISAKQIKFDKGKNPIVIK, encoded by the coding sequence ATGGAAAAGAAATACAAAGTTGATAAAAAAATAAAGAAAAAAAGAGTATTAGTTATGACAATGATAATATTATTGTTAATATCATTACTTTTTTTTATACTTTTTACTCAAACTACATTATTTCATATAAAAAATATTGATATAAAAGGGAAAAGTGAACTTGAAGATGAAAAAATAATACTTGCATCAGGAATTGTTAAAGGAGAAAATATATTTAAAATTAATAAAAAAACTATAGTAGAAAACTTAACAAATCATCCTTATATTAAAGCTGCAAAAGTAGATATGAAGCTTCCAGATACAGTTGTTGTAAATATACAAGAGAGAAGAGAAGTTATAGTATATAATAATAATGGTAATTATATATATATTGATAAGGAAGGTTTTGTACTTAATACATTATCTAAGTTAAAAAATAAAAATATACCTTTATTAGAAACTACTCAGTCTATAGAATATGAATTAAATAAGAAAATTAATTTTAAAAATAATAATTATATTTCTGAAGTATTAAAGTTGTTAAATAATTATAACAAGGAAGAATATTCATATGAAATATCAAAAATAATTGAACAAGAGAAAAATACTACTCTGGTCTTAAATTCTGGAATTAATGTTGCGTTAGATGGGTTAAATGATATAAAATATAAATTAGAATTCATTGAAAAAATAGTAAAAGATTTAGATGAAAAAGATATATCTGCAAAGCAAATTAAATTTGATAAAGGTAAAAATCCTATAGTTATTAAATAA
- the murA gene encoding UDP-N-acetylglucosamine 1-carboxyvinyltransferase, whose protein sequence is MSKYVIEGSNKLAGEITVRGAKNSVLPILAASILNNNINIIFNIPEISDLKVMVKILKAIGCKVNVVDNIVTVDSRNLDKVRIPEELVREMRSSIILMGAMLSRCGEVEVSYPGGCEIGVRPIDFHLKALKELGAEIEESHGFIYCKGQNLKGTDIQLDYPSVGATENIMLASIKAQGTTIIRNAAREPEIIDLQNFLNSIGGRIYGAGTSIIRIDGVNNLNSVEHTIIPDRIVAGTYMVASAITKGEIILKNIQVDHIQSIIAKLRETGCSIYNNCTTLKIIGPRTINPIESLQTLPYPGFPTDMQAQIMALLTLSSGTSVISETIFENRFKHVPELVRMGANIRTLGNVAVIKGVKQLTGAKVTAKDLRGGASLLLAGLAAEGTTIIDNISHIDRGYERLEENLKLIGANIRRIK, encoded by the coding sequence ATGTCTAAGTATGTAATAGAAGGGAGTAACAAATTAGCAGGTGAAATTACTGTAAGAGGAGCAAAAAATTCAGTTTTGCCTATACTTGCTGCTTCAATTTTAAATAATAATATTAATATAATTTTTAACATACCAGAAATAAGCGATTTGAAAGTTATGGTTAAAATTTTAAAAGCCATAGGTTGTAAAGTTAATGTTGTTGATAATATTGTTACTGTAGATTCAAGAAATTTAGATAAAGTAAGAATACCAGAAGAATTAGTTAGAGAAATGCGTTCTTCTATAATACTAATGGGAGCAATGCTTTCTAGATGTGGTGAAGTTGAAGTTTCATATCCTGGTGGATGCGAAATTGGAGTTAGACCAATTGATTTTCATCTTAAAGCATTAAAAGAATTAGGTGCTGAAATAGAGGAATCCCATGGCTTTATATATTGTAAAGGTCAAAATTTAAAAGGAACAGATATTCAATTAGACTATCCTAGTGTAGGAGCAACAGAAAATATAATGTTGGCTAGCATTAAGGCCCAAGGAACTACAATTATAAGAAATGCTGCAAGAGAACCTGAAATAATTGATCTTCAAAATTTTTTAAATTCAATTGGCGGTAGAATATATGGTGCTGGAACATCTATAATAAGGATAGATGGTGTAAATAACCTGAATAGTGTTGAACATACTATTATACCAGATAGAATAGTTGCTGGTACATATATGGTAGCATCAGCAATTACTAAAGGTGAAATAATTTTAAAAAATATCCAGGTTGACCATATACAATCTATAATTGCTAAATTAAGGGAGACAGGATGTTCTATTTATAATAATTGTACTACACTTAAAATTATTGGTCCTAGAACAATAAATCCTATTGAATCTTTGCAGACTTTACCATATCCTGGATTTCCAACAGATATGCAAGCTCAGATAATGGCATTATTAACATTGTCAAGTGGAACAAGTGTAATCTCTGAAACTATATTTGAAAATAGATTTAAACATGTTCCAGAACTTGTAAGAATGGGAGCCAATATTAGAACATTAGGAAATGTAGCTGTTATAAAAGGAGTTAAACAATTAACAGGTGCCAAAGTAACTGCAAAAGACTTAAGAGGTGGAGCATCATTGTTATTAGCAGGACTTGCGGCAGAAGGCACTACTATAATAGATAATATATCACATATAGATAGAGGATATGAGAGACTGGAAGAAAATTTAAAATTAATAGGTGCTAATATAAGAAGAATAAAATAA
- the murG gene encoding undecaprenyldiphospho-muramoylpentapeptide beta-N-acetylglucosaminyltransferase, with protein MKFLITGGGTGGHISPALAIAKKIKKEKPDSEILYVGTHNSMESELVPREGFKFKGIRVKGFERRLSVDTIKSVKELLYGLNDARKVIKDFNPDVVIGTGGYVCGPVVLIASLKKIPTLIHEQNALPGATNRILSGFVDKIAASFEESKKYFKNEDKVTITGNPVKIDFFEVDKEEAYKKLKIDRNKDFVISLGGSGGQKSLNESIIGLIEKNLENDNLQLFHITGKNHYDKFMHKLKSRGINKLPSHINVVPFFYDMPSGFKIADLVITSAGAITLAEITALGLPSIIIPKGYTTGNHQEYNARAIEKAGAGITILDKDVSGEKLNDEMISLLKNKERLIQMSMNSKKLGKKDSVDKIYNLILQLI; from the coding sequence ATGAAATTTTTAATTACAGGCGGAGGTACAGGAGGTCATATTTCTCCTGCTCTAGCTATTGCAAAAAAAATAAAAAAAGAAAAACCAGATTCTGAGATATTGTATGTAGGTACTCATAATAGTATGGAGTCTGAATTAGTTCCTAGAGAAGGGTTTAAATTTAAAGGAATAAGAGTAAAAGGATTTGAAAGAAGATTATCAGTTGATACAATTAAATCTGTAAAAGAGTTATTATATGGGTTAAATGATGCAAGAAAAGTTATAAAGGATTTTAATCCTGATGTTGTAATTGGAACAGGTGGATATGTGTGTGGTCCAGTAGTATTGATTGCATCATTAAAAAAAATACCTACTCTTATCCATGAACAAAATGCTTTGCCAGGTGCTACTAATAGAATATTATCTGGTTTTGTAGATAAAATAGCTGCAAGTTTTGAAGAAAGTAAAAAATATTTTAAAAATGAAGATAAGGTTACAATTACAGGTAATCCTGTTAAAATAGATTTTTTTGAAGTGGATAAAGAAGAAGCTTATAAAAAGCTAAAAATAGATAGAAATAAGGATTTTGTAATTTCACTAGGTGGTAGTGGAGGCCAAAAAAGTTTAAATGAATCAATAATTGGTTTAATAGAAAAGAATTTAGAAAATGATAATTTGCAATTATTTCATATAACAGGTAAAAATCACTATGATAAGTTTATGCATAAACTAAAGAGTAGGGGAATAAATAAGTTACCATCTCATATAAATGTAGTTCCATTTTTTTATGACATGCCTAGTGGATTTAAGATAGCTGATTTAGTTATTACTAGTGCAGGCGCCATAACACTTGCTGAGATAACAGCACTTGGGCTACCAAGTATAATTATACCTAAAGGTTACACTACAGGTAATCATCAGGAGTATAATGCTAGAGCTATAGAAAAGGCTGGTGCAGGAATTACAATATTAGATAAAGATGTATCAGGAGAAAAATTAAATGATGAGATGATTTCTTTACTTAAAAATAAAGAAAGATTAATTCAAATGAGTATGAACAGTAAAAAATTAGGCAAGAAAGATTCAGTTGATAAAATATATAACCTAATATTACAACTTATATAG
- the ftsW gene encoding putative lipid II flippase FtsW — MAKKASDFTLMITTIILVFIGIIMVFSSSYPDAYYKLNNPYHFLVRQLIFAVIGLFVMIFFMNFKYSRLAKLSKLIFLVGIVLTALLFTPLGFKTGGATRWVKVFGYTIMPSDAIKFGAIILMATFLAKKKDGIRQFWNGLVPALLIIGFSAALIIIQPDLSTSATLATTLAAMLFIAGAKTSHLIGLGFIGVGGLYFAITAEEYRLRRMTVFLHPFEDPTGDGWQVIQSLYALGSGGLFGAGLGKSKQKFFYLSEPYNDFIFSIIGEELGFIGSVIVIILFLIIIWRGIKIALSAKDLFGCYLASGITALIAIQTLIHVGVVTSSLPPTGIPLPFVSAGGTSLMMFMACVGILLNISRHVSLDRS, encoded by the coding sequence ATGGCCAAAAAGGCTAGTGATTTTACATTAATGATTACTACAATTATTTTAGTTTTTATAGGAATAATAATGGTATTTAGTTCTAGTTATCCTGATGCTTATTATAAATTAAATAATCCTTATCATTTTCTTGTGAGACAGTTAATTTTTGCTGTTATTGGATTATTTGTAATGATATTTTTCATGAATTTTAAATATTCAAGATTGGCTAAACTGTCTAAATTAATTTTTTTAGTGGGTATAGTTTTAACTGCATTATTATTTACTCCATTAGGATTTAAAACAGGAGGAGCTACCAGATGGGTTAAGGTATTTGGTTATACTATAATGCCATCAGATGCTATAAAATTTGGTGCTATTATATTAATGGCTACTTTTTTAGCAAAGAAAAAAGATGGGATAAGACAATTTTGGAATGGACTTGTACCTGCATTATTAATTATAGGATTTTCAGCTGCACTTATAATAATACAACCAGATTTGAGTACTAGTGCAACTCTTGCTACTACATTAGCTGCAATGCTATTTATAGCAGGTGCAAAAACAAGCCACTTAATCGGACTTGGATTTATAGGTGTAGGAGGATTATATTTTGCTATTACAGCAGAGGAATATAGACTTAGAAGAATGACTGTATTTTTACATCCTTTTGAAGATCCTACAGGTGATGGATGGCAAGTAATTCAATCCTTATATGCATTAGGTTCAGGGGGATTATTTGGTGCTGGTCTCGGAAAAAGCAAACAAAAATTCTTTTATTTATCTGAGCCATATAATGATTTTATATTTTCTATTATAGGTGAAGAACTTGGTTTTATTGGTAGTGTAATAGTTATTATTTTATTTTTAATAATTATTTGGAGAGGAATTAAAATTGCTTTATCTGCTAAAGATTTATTCGGATGCTACTTAGCATCAGGAATTACTGCACTTATTGCAATTCAAACCTTAATTCATGTAGGTGTAGTTACAAGTTCTTTACCCCCAACAGGGATACCACTACCATTCGTAAGTGCAGGGGGTACTTCACTTATGATGTTTATGGCATGTGTTGGAATACTTTTAAATATATCTAGACATGTCTCATTAGATAGGAGTTGA
- the murD gene encoding UDP-N-acetylmuramoyl-L-alanine--D-glutamate ligase, producing MNIENKNVLILGLGISGVSTAKALDKLKANIIINDSKNKNELEQHINNLKNIDIDYRLGHNNPNLKDIDLIIKSPGIKNSVPIIQDAIKDNIEVVTDIELGYRLFKNKFIAITGTNGKTTTTTLVGKIFKEANITAHITGNIGVGILWELVNSKEEDYFIIEASSFQLENTYFFKPNISAIINFKPDHLDWHGNYMNYKNSKTKVIKNQDEKDFAILNYDDLEVRKLADSTKSKVIYFSQKEKLSRGIFINCGHIVYSDGIKSINIIKLDDIKIPGKHNVENIMTSIGICLAANIDINNIKNSISNFQGVSHRLEFVDEIDGVKYYNDSKATNVDASIQAINAIKRNIVLIAGGYNKDSSYEELIKVSKGKIDNLILLGQTANEIKKVAEKYDIENIHMVNNMKEAVYKAYNLSNSNSTVLLSPACASWDMYNNYEERGDEFKNMVKSIRRNHNGQKG from the coding sequence ATGAATATTGAAAATAAAAATGTATTAATATTAGGTCTGGGTATAAGTGGTGTGTCTACGGCAAAAGCATTAGATAAATTAAAAGCTAATATAATTATTAATGATTCTAAAAATAAAAATGAACTTGAACAACATATTAATAATTTAAAAAATATTGATATTGATTATAGACTAGGCCATAATAATCCAAACTTAAAAGATATTGATTTAATAATAAAAAGTCCAGGAATAAAAAATTCAGTACCTATAATTCAAGATGCAATTAAAGATAATATTGAGGTAGTTACAGATATTGAATTAGGATATAGATTATTTAAGAATAAATTTATTGCCATAACTGGAACTAATGGTAAAACAACAACAACAACTTTAGTAGGGAAAATTTTTAAAGAAGCAAATATTACTGCCCATATAACAGGTAATATAGGAGTGGGCATATTGTGGGAATTGGTTAATTCAAAAGAAGAAGATTATTTTATTATAGAAGCTAGTAGCTTTCAATTAGAAAATACTTATTTCTTTAAACCAAATATTAGTGCAATAATAAATTTTAAGCCAGACCATTTAGATTGGCATGGAAATTATATGAATTATAAAAATTCCAAAACAAAGGTTATTAAAAATCAAGATGAAAAAGATTTTGCAATATTAAATTATGATGATTTAGAGGTTAGAAAATTAGCAGATAGTACAAAATCTAAAGTTATATATTTTAGTCAAAAAGAAAAACTAAGTAGAGGAATTTTTATAAATTGTGGACATATAGTTTATAGTGATGGTATAAAAAGTATCAATATAATTAAATTAGATGATATAAAAATTCCTGGTAAACACAATGTTGAAAATATAATGACCTCTATTGGTATATGTCTTGCAGCTAATATAGATATAAATAATATAAAAAATTCTATTTCAAATTTTCAAGGAGTATCACATAGATTAGAATTTGTTGATGAAATTGATGGAGTAAAATATTACAATGATTCAAAGGCTACAAATGTTGATGCTTCTATACAGGCAATCAATGCTATAAAAAGAAATATAGTATTGATTGCAGGTGGATATAACAAGGATTCCTCATATGAAGAACTTATAAAAGTTTCAAAAGGAAAAATTGATAATTTAATACTGTTAGGACAAACTGCAAATGAAATAAAAAAAGTTGCTGAAAAATATGATATAGAAAATATTCATATGGTTAATAATATGAAAGAAGCAGTTTATAAAGCATACAATTTATCAAACTCAAATAGCACCGTTTTATTATCTCCAGCTTGTGCTAGTTGGGATATGTACAATAATTATGAAGAAAGAGGAGATGAATTTAAAAATATGGTTAAGAGTATAAGGAGGAACCATAATGGCCAAAAAGGCTAG
- the mraY gene encoding phospho-N-acetylmuramoyl-pentapeptide-transferase, whose translation MLDYIDIIRIIGISFIIALLLGPLSIPLLRKLNVGQSIREEGPKSHIKKSGTPTMGGIIFLLAAIVTSLTSGIVNKDISLLIFSTLGFGAIGFIDDFIKVVLKRNLGLRAYQKLLAQILIAVILVIYQTKTASQGTEIIVPFLNNFYLDLGILYLPFIIFVVVGTVNSVNLTDGLDGLATGITLIVLSFFSLVALKMGYGAVTVFSAALAGGCLGFLKYNAYPAKVFMGDTGSLALGGAIAAISIILKLPLILPIVGGVYFTETLSVILQVLSFKLTGKRLFKMSPLHHHFELSGWKETKVVTVFWAVTVLLSLFSLLSLKYYI comes from the coding sequence ATGTTAGATTATATAGATATAATTAGAATTATTGGAATTTCATTTATTATAGCATTGTTACTAGGACCACTTAGTATACCATTACTTAGAAAATTAAATGTTGGTCAAAGTATTAGAGAAGAAGGTCCAAAAAGTCATATTAAAAAAAGTGGTACTCCAACAATGGGAGGAATAATATTTTTATTAGCAGCAATAGTAACATCATTAACTTCAGGTATTGTTAATAAAGATATATCCCTATTAATATTTTCTACATTGGGATTTGGAGCGATAGGATTTATAGATGATTTCATTAAAGTTGTATTAAAGAGAAACTTAGGTTTAAGAGCATATCAAAAGTTATTAGCACAAATTTTAATAGCTGTCATTTTAGTAATTTATCAAACTAAAACTGCATCTCAAGGAACAGAGATAATTGTACCATTTTTAAATAATTTTTATTTGGATTTAGGTATTCTTTATCTGCCTTTCATAATATTCGTAGTTGTTGGAACTGTAAATAGTGTAAATTTAACAGATGGATTAGATGGGCTTGCTACAGGAATTACATTAATAGTATTATCATTCTTTAGTTTAGTTGCTTTAAAAATGGGATATGGAGCCGTTACAGTATTTTCAGCAGCACTTGCTGGAGGTTGTCTTGGATTTTTAAAATATAATGCATACCCTGCTAAGGTTTTTATGGGAGATACAGGATCTCTTGCACTTGGAGGTGCAATAGCAGCCATATCAATTATTTTGAAATTACCTTTAATATTACCTATTGTTGGTGGAGTATATTTTACAGAAACATTATCGGTTATTTTACAGGTTTTAAGTTTTAAACTTACAGGAAAAAGATTATTTAAAATGAGTCCTCTTCATCATCATTTTGAATTATCTGGTTGGAAAGAAACTAAGGTGGTTACAGTATTCTGGGCTGTAACAGTTTTATTATCATTATTTAGTCTATTATCGCTTAAATATTATATATAG
- a CDS encoding UDP-N-acetylmuramoyl-L-alanyl-D-glutamate--2,6-diaminopimelate ligase, which yields MKLQKLIEDLDYINISGDLEKQISGIENNSKNVKENFLFIAIKGFKLDGHDFISDALSRGSKVIVVENNNFYNNRDDITIITVKNSRVALPILSNTFYNYPSTKLNIVGITGTNGKTSTSYFLESIFKNNQWKTGIIGTLGVKIDEKNYDIDKTTPEANNLQMFLHKMLEKDINHCIMEVSSHSLSLNRVNNIQFDIGIFTNLSEEHLDFHKSLNEYMNSKIKLFYMTDKLNIINSDDEFGKKMISKLKNFKTKIVTYGINSGDIQAKNVIQMTRNISFDLVTNLGNINIKLNTPGIFNVYNALAAISCSIALGIDLKTIKQGLEKIDNVKGRFQVIKSDEDFDIIIDFAHSPDGFKNVLKTVNEFAKARIITVFGCGGDRDKSKRPKMGKIAAKYSDICIITSDNSRSEDTKAIIEEIIQGIEDSSYEYFKIPDRKKAIKKAIEIARPYDIIMILGKGHETYQIMNQKKIEFDEYKIVKDILDNYRQK from the coding sequence TTGAAGTTACAAAAATTAATTGAGGATTTAGACTATATTAATATATCAGGTGATCTAGAAAAACAAATATCAGGAATTGAGAATAATTCAAAAAATGTAAAAGAAAACTTTTTATTTATAGCAATTAAAGGTTTTAAATTAGATGGCCATGATTTCATATCTGATGCTTTAAGCAGAGGATCCAAAGTTATTGTGGTAGAAAATAATAATTTTTATAATAATAGAGATGATATTACTATAATAACAGTTAAAAATTCTAGAGTAGCTTTACCTATTCTATCTAATACTTTCTATAATTATCCTTCTACAAAATTAAATATTGTAGGTATAACAGGGACAAATGGTAAAACCTCAACTAGTTATTTTTTAGAGTCTATATTTAAAAATAATCAGTGGAAAACTGGAATCATAGGAACATTAGGAGTGAAAATAGATGAAAAGAATTATGATATAGATAAAACTACTCCTGAAGCTAATAATTTACAAATGTTTTTACATAAGATGTTAGAAAAAGATATTAATCATTGTATAATGGAAGTATCTTCTCATTCATTATCACTTAATAGAGTTAATAATATTCAATTTGATATTGGTATATTTACAAATTTAAGTGAGGAACATTTAGATTTTCATAAATCATTAAATGAATATATGAATTCAAAAATAAAATTGTTTTATATGACTGATAAATTAAATATTATAAATTCTGATGACGAATTTGGGAAAAAGATGATTTCTAAGCTAAAAAATTTTAAAACCAAAATTGTAACATATGGAATAAATTCTGGAGATATACAAGCTAAGAATGTAATTCAAATGACTAGAAATATAAGTTTTGATTTAGTTACAAATTTAGGAAACATAAATATTAAATTGAATACTCCTGGGATATTTAATGTATATAATGCATTAGCAGCTATAAGTTGTTCTATTGCATTGGGAATTGACTTAAAGACTATAAAACAGGGACTAGAAAAAATTGATAATGTAAAGGGTAGATTTCAAGTTATTAAATCAGATGAAGATTTTGATATTATAATAGATTTTGCTCATTCACCTGATGGCTTTAAAAATGTATTGAAAACAGTTAATGAATTTGCAAAGGCTAGAATTATAACTGTATTTGGATGTGGAGGAGATAGAGATAAATCAAAAAGACCTAAAATGGGGAAAATAGCAGCTAAATATTCTGATATATGTATAATTACAAGTGATAATTCTAGAAGTGAAGATACAAAAGCAATTATAGAAGAAATAATACAAGGTATAGAAGATAGTTCTTATGAATATTTTAAAATACCTGATAGAAAAAAAGCTATAAAAAAAGCTATAGAAATAGCAAGACCATATGATATTATCATGATTTTAGGTAAAGGTCATGAAACATATCAAATAATGAATCAGAAAAAAATTGAATTTGACGAATATAAGATAGTCAAAGATATTTTAGATAACTATAGGCAAAAATAA
- a CDS encoding stage V sporulation protein D, which yields MSSTIITKKRLLFILIFCIAIILFLIIRLFHIQVIKGIELREKALEQWSRNIPVPSKRGMIYDRNKNILATNVSSYTIWARPADIFDPDKVAIKIANILDMDSNEIHKLITKRQSLSIIKKWISKKDADKLRSLKIKGIEVVDDNKRYYPMDNFASHILGFTDIDNYGLYGIEKIYDEELTGTNGKWIKMVDGKQKQLPYESEGFFEPKPGNNILLTIDETIQHLAEKAALEALVKNKAKNVSVIVMDPNNGELLAMATKPDYNPNNRNTLLFNPDEEWKPLDENERKEYKDLPWDQKSQLLYESWRNFSINDNYEPGSTFKIITAAAGLEEKVVTQESKFHCDGYVTQIKGAKIKCWRYYNPHGSQNFTEGVQNSCNEVFVSVGLKLGEAKMHEYVEKFGFGEKTGIELTGETSGIVRPLKSMKKVNLATISFGQGISVTPIQMVSAISAVANGGNLMEPNIVKSITDNEGNLIKEKKEKIVRRVISNETSKELLEILESVVSKGSGSKAYKPGYKIGGKTGTAQKVIDGKYANGKYIASFAGIAPVDNPKAVALVVIDEPSAGVYYGGQIAAPVAGNILKETLDYLDYEPKLSKEEKEEYGDILVTVPNLKGLTITEASKKLRELELEHVTDIVTPKKEDKVIDQIPKSGTEVKKEEIIELYLKNPK from the coding sequence TTGTCATCAACTATTATAACTAAAAAAAGATTATTATTTATATTAATATTTTGTATAGCAATTATATTATTTTTAATTATTAGGTTGTTTCATATACAAGTGATAAAAGGAATAGAATTAAGAGAGAAAGCATTGGAACAATGGTCCCGGAATATTCCTGTGCCTTCTAAAAGAGGCATGATTTATGATAGAAATAAAAATATATTGGCTACAAATGTAAGTAGTTATACAATATGGGCAAGGCCTGCAGATATATTTGACCCTGATAAAGTAGCAATAAAAATTGCTAATATATTAGATATGGATTCAAATGAAATACACAAATTGATAACTAAAAGACAGAGCTTATCAATTATAAAAAAATGGATAAGCAAAAAAGATGCAGATAAGTTGAGGAGTTTGAAGATAAAAGGGATAGAGGTTGTTGATGATAATAAAAGATATTATCCAATGGATAATTTTGCATCTCATATACTAGGGTTTACTGATATAGATAATTATGGACTATATGGAATAGAAAAAATATATGATGAAGAACTTACAGGGACAAATGGAAAATGGATAAAAATGGTTGATGGAAAACAAAAACAGTTACCTTATGAAAGTGAAGGGTTTTTTGAACCAAAACCCGGAAATAACATTTTACTTACAATTGATGAAACTATACAACATTTAGCTGAAAAGGCTGCATTAGAAGCCTTAGTAAAAAATAAAGCGAAAAATGTTTCTGTAATAGTTATGGATCCTAATAACGGTGAGCTTCTGGCTATGGCAACAAAGCCTGATTATAATCCTAATAATAGAAACACATTATTATTTAACCCAGATGAGGAATGGAAGCCTTTAGACGAAAATGAAAGAAAAGAATATAAAGATTTACCATGGGATCAAAAATCTCAGCTACTCTATGAGAGTTGGAGAAATTTTTCTATTAATGATAATTATGAACCTGGTTCTACATTTAAAATAATTACCGCAGCTGCAGGATTAGAAGAAAAAGTAGTAACGCAAGAAAGTAAGTTTCATTGTGATGGATATGTTACACAAATTAAGGGTGCAAAGATAAAGTGCTGGAGATATTACAATCCACATGGGAGTCAAAATTTTACTGAAGGAGTTCAAAACTCATGTAATGAGGTTTTTGTTAGTGTTGGACTTAAATTAGGAGAAGCAAAGATGCATGAATATGTTGAGAAATTTGGATTTGGAGAGAAAACAGGAATTGAATTAACTGGTGAGACATCAGGGATAGTAAGACCGCTTAAATCTATGAAAAAAGTAAATCTAGCAACAATTTCCTTTGGTCAAGGAATATCAGTAACTCCTATACAAATGGTTTCTGCAATTTCTGCTGTAGCAAATGGTGGTAATTTAATGGAACCAAATATAGTAAAAAGTATTACTGATAATGAAGGGAATTTAATTAAAGAAAAAAAAGAAAAGATAGTTAGAAGAGTTATATCAAATGAAACCTCAAAAGAACTTTTAGAGATACTAGAATCAGTAGTATCTAAAGGAAGTGGAAGTAAAGCTTATAAACCTGGATATAAGATAGGGGGGAAAACTGGTACTGCTCAAAAAGTTATTGATGGTAAATATGCAAATGGAAAATACATTGCTTCATTTGCTGGAATAGCTCCTGTTGATAATCCAAAAGCTGTAGCTTTAGTAGTTATTGATGAACCAAGTGCAGGTGTTTATTATGGCGGGCAAATAGCTGCACCTGTGGCTGGAAATATTCTCAAAGAAACTCTTGATTATCTTGATTATGAGCCTAAGTTATCAAAAGAAGAGAAAGAAGAATATGGAGATATATTAGTTACAGTACCTAATCTAAAAGGGCTTACAATAACTGAAGCATCAAAAAAATTAAGAGAATTAGAATTAGAACATGTTACAGATATTGTTACTCCCAAAAAAGAGGATAAAGTGATAGATCAAATACCTAAATCAGGTACTGAAGTTAAGAAAGAAGAGATTATAGAATTATATTTAAAAAACCCTAAATAA
- a CDS encoding cell division protein FtsL: MVVAKKEFQIYDLEEKKPRKPKRNKKPKKNNTKMKLKLFLYSTVVLTVSILVLLRFAHISKLQYDLSSKESEVESLMKEKQNISIELGKVKDSRWIEIVALNSLGMSYPKESQKVYVDLSKKN, from the coding sequence TTGGTAGTAGCTAAAAAAGAATTTCAAATTTATGATTTAGAAGAAAAAAAACCAAGAAAACCTAAGAGAAATAAAAAGCCTAAAAAAAATAATACAAAAATGAAATTAAAGTTATTTCTATATTCTACAGTAGTATTGACTGTATCTATATTAGTATTATTGAGATTCGCACATATATCTAAACTACAATATGATTTATCATCTAAAGAATCTGAAGTAGAAAGTTTAATGAAAGAAAAGCAAAATATCTCTATTGAACTTGGGAAAGTTAAAGATTCTAGATGGATTGAAATAGTAGCTTTAAATTCATTAGGAATGAGTTACCCAAAAGAATCTCAAAAAGTATATGTGGATTTAAGTAAAAAAAATTAG